The Deltaproteobacteria bacterium genome includes a region encoding these proteins:
- a CDS encoding response regulator, with the protein MTQSDSSKKTFRVLVVEDNPHVSEIFRYAFKRIVAEKLGDEVEVEVAGATDGHQAWSKLEETLTTAQPFDLVILDLMLPVLDGTEVLARVRANETLAPLPVIVITAGDEDACREARSAGATEVLRKPVQFAQIREVVGVLL; encoded by the coding sequence GTGACTCAGTCCGATTCCAGCAAGAAGACCTTCCGGGTCCTGGTCGTCGAGGACAACCCTCACGTCTCGGAGATCTTCCGCTACGCCTTCAAGCGCATCGTGGCCGAGAAGCTCGGTGACGAGGTCGAGGTCGAGGTCGCGGGCGCCACCGACGGGCACCAGGCCTGGAGCAAGCTGGAGGAGACCCTCACCACGGCGCAGCCCTTCGATCTGGTGATCCTCGACCTGATGCTGCCGGTGCTCGACGGCACCGAGGTGCTCGCCCGGGTGCGGGCCAACGAGACCCTCGCGCCCCTGCCGGTGATCGTCATCACCGCCGGCGACGAGGACGCCTGCCGCGAGGCTCGCAGCGCGGGCGCGACCGAGGTCCTGCGCAAGCCGGTGCAGTTCGCGCAGATCCGTGAGGTCGTGGGCGTGCTCCTCTAG
- a CDS encoding SPFH domain-containing protein has translation MGLFDKVKGEARRHFVVRPDEAKQDIIYKHPDSNIRWGTQLTVEADEVALFFRDGKSVGTIGPGRHTLEANNFPFLSMLVDAVTGGNLFVTEIFFVSTREISQVKFGGPIGDVRDPETGLAIGTMVHGDFSLRVSDPEQLVIGLVGLGRNSNDAFVGWFKNLLLKTIRDRVAELLVKKKWPLLDVTSGAYTEEIEEEVIEGAKKHIDGYGLTVVRLGNFTIAIKPEDEATLKKFSKDMAYSRMAGGFQSYAAGAAMLGAGEGMAQGGGGGGGGGNPALGGAGLGVGFGMAQMFMTQQQQQQQAPPPAAAPAPAAAPALVTCTGCNAQVPPGKFCSGCGAELTQASASGGFCTGCGEKLAPGARFCAGCGTKTG, from the coding sequence ATGGGACTCTTCGACAAGGTGAAGGGTGAGGCCAGAAGGCACTTCGTCGTCCGGCCGGACGAGGCGAAGCAGGACATCATCTACAAGCACCCCGACTCCAACATCCGCTGGGGCACCCAGCTGACGGTGGAGGCGGACGAGGTGGCGCTCTTCTTCCGCGACGGCAAGTCGGTGGGCACCATCGGCCCGGGCCGCCACACCCTCGAGGCCAACAACTTCCCCTTCCTGTCGATGCTGGTCGACGCCGTCACCGGCGGGAACCTCTTCGTCACCGAGATCTTCTTCGTCAGCACCCGCGAGATCTCGCAGGTGAAGTTCGGCGGCCCGATCGGTGACGTGCGCGACCCCGAGACGGGCCTCGCCATCGGCACCATGGTGCACGGCGACTTCTCCCTGCGGGTGAGCGATCCCGAGCAGCTGGTCATCGGGCTGGTGGGCCTCGGCCGCAACTCCAACGACGCCTTCGTCGGCTGGTTCAAGAACCTGCTGCTCAAGACGATCCGCGACCGGGTCGCCGAGCTGCTGGTGAAGAAGAAGTGGCCGCTCCTCGACGTGACCTCCGGTGCCTACACCGAGGAGATCGAGGAGGAGGTCATCGAGGGCGCGAAGAAGCACATCGACGGCTACGGCCTGACCGTGGTGCGGCTCGGCAACTTCACCATCGCGATCAAGCCCGAGGACGAGGCCACCCTGAAGAAGTTCTCCAAGGACATGGCCTACTCCCGCATGGCCGGCGGCTTCCAGAGCTACGCCGCGGGCGCCGCGATGCTCGGCGCGGGCGAGGGCATGGCCCAGGGCGGCGGCGGCGGCGGCGGTGGGGGCAACCCGGCCCTCGGCGGCGCGGGCCTCGGCGTGGGCTTCGGCATGGCCCAGATGTTCATGACCCAGCAGCAGCAGCAGCAGCAGGCGCCCCCGCCTGCTGCGGCCCCGGCGCCGGCCGCGGCCCCGGCGCTCGTCACCTGCACCGGCTGCAACGCCCAGGTCCCCCCGGGCAAGTTCTGCTCGGGCTGCGGCGCCGAGCTCACCCAGGCCAGCGCCTCGGGCGGCTTCTGCACCGGCTGCGGCGAGAAGCTCGCGCCGGGAGCCCGCTTCTGTGCGGGCTGCGGGACCAAGACCGGCTGA
- a CDS encoding DUF4215 domain-containing protein, with amino-acid sequence MKRLAKLGPALLVALLTAGGLGCPGGDPALEPVVMSFTATPSSISAGESSTLAWVTQNTVSLRLVDDAGNTIDVSAAGVESGSVEVSPGATTEYALTATGGEDTTPVTARLTITVAPADVCGNGTVSGSEACDDGNTADGDYCSAACDAVTGRCGDGSQQTNEACDDGNTVDGDYCSADCAAATGACGDGTLQTNEACDDGNTADGDYCSADCLTANGACGDGTLETFEACDDGNTADGDYCSADCMTVDGACGDGAQQANEVCDDGNTAAGDYCSADCQSVDGACGDGTTQINETCDDGNTADGDYCAADCQSVTGACGDGTQQTNEACDDGNTLAGDYCDYDCQTVTGSCGDTFVQGNEVCDDGNTTDGDGCRADCLGREECGDTLLDLGEACDDGNTTEGDGCRADCLGLEQCGDGLLDLDEECDDGNNTDADGCSALCTHEGGSCALAYPLATSGATGNGTFRWSASTAGFTASLDAPCATTGQNPEAFAEFTAPAAGDYYILAYTPGWDAVMWIWDAVCDAASTSLACVDTVFGAGGEDTTLTLASGQTIFIVLDGWGDGTTNEGAFDLFVAPQICGDGLVINTEACDDGNATAGDGCSDTCALEPGYTCPAAGQACRLIQCGDSFIDGSETCDDGNATAGDGCSDLCVREAGYACPAAGSACRQIVCGDGFADPPEACDDGNTAAGDGCGASCMWEGGSCADPYDLTALGARADGSFTWSKDTSLFAADYNASCTNSGANGDAVARFVAPAAGDYLIRVVATEFDPVLWVWDAVCDPATADEVFCRDQGAGDELSVEALAANQTLYIVVDGYGNSTSNEGQFTLTVAPVVCGDSVITAGAERCDDGNATAGDGCSDSCEVESGWDCPAVGSACTFVCGNGTIDASEVCDDGNFAGGDGCAADCGAVAQGWDCPVVGADCVFTCGSGTLEGNETCDDGNNTSLDGCTDLCLLEGGFDCSGTPTTCTSWSLPTAAGDLVITEVMRDPLLVIDRLGEWFELHNPTGTDLQLLGVKVGDETNAWESYTFTEPFGLPAGGYLVFGSEPDLNANGGVAVDVVYEPYDFNAQKGIDLGNGTDGLRVTDAGGALLDVVIWDGGTSFPNQTGASMALLRGMDATQNDAGGVWCAGSTPYGDGDLGSPGVANPLSDCTLTTLLSESFDTWPLTGWTLQDGSADGHTWGQCSGRVLNNSTNAFACVDSDLAGGGVTLSEGLVSPAFDASSHAFVALTFVQYYNDYNAADSGHVEVSVNGGASWTTVETYSSVDSINGETATIDLSSIAAGQPSVQVRFRYEDGGTWCWYWLIDTVTVVAL; translated from the coding sequence ATGAAGCGCCTCGCGAAGCTCGGTCCTGCCCTGCTGGTGGCTCTCCTCACGGCCGGGGGCCTCGGCTGTCCCGGGGGCGATCCGGCCCTGGAGCCGGTGGTGATGTCCTTCACCGCCACCCCCTCCTCGATCTCCGCGGGGGAGAGCAGCACCCTGGCCTGGGTGACCCAGAACACCGTCTCCCTGCGCCTCGTGGACGACGCCGGCAACACCATCGACGTCTCGGCCGCCGGGGTGGAGAGCGGCAGCGTCGAGGTGAGCCCGGGCGCCACGACCGAGTACGCCCTGACCGCCACCGGCGGGGAGGACACCACGCCGGTGACGGCGCGCCTCACGATCACCGTGGCTCCGGCCGACGTCTGCGGCAACGGGACGGTGAGCGGCTCGGAGGCCTGCGACGACGGGAACACAGCGGACGGCGACTACTGCTCGGCGGCCTGCGACGCCGTGACCGGCCGCTGCGGTGACGGGTCCCAGCAGACCAACGAGGCCTGCGACGACGGGAACACCGTGGACGGCGACTACTGCTCGGCCGACTGCGCCGCCGCCACCGGCGCCTGCGGCGACGGGACCCTCCAGACCAACGAGGCCTGCGACGACGGCAACACCGCCGACGGCGACTACTGCTCGGCCGACTGCCTCACCGCCAACGGCGCCTGCGGCGACGGCACCCTCGAGACCTTCGAGGCCTGCGACGACGGCAACACCGCGGACGGCGACTACTGCTCGGCCGACTGCATGACGGTCGACGGCGCCTGCGGTGACGGCGCCCAGCAGGCGAACGAGGTCTGCGACGACGGGAACACCGCCGCCGGCGACTACTGCTCGGCCGACTGCCAGAGCGTGGACGGCGCCTGCGGGGACGGCACCACCCAGATCAACGAGACCTGCGACGACGGCAACACCGCCGACGGCGACTACTGCGCCGCCGACTGTCAGAGCGTCACCGGCGCCTGCGGCGACGGCACCCAGCAGACCAACGAGGCCTGCGACGACGGCAACACCCTGGCGGGCGACTACTGCGACTACGACTGCCAGACCGTCACCGGCTCCTGTGGCGACACCTTCGTCCAGGGGAACGAGGTCTGCGACGACGGCAACACCACCGACGGCGACGGCTGCCGGGCCGACTGCCTCGGGCGGGAGGAGTGCGGCGACACCCTGCTCGATCTCGGAGAGGCCTGTGACGACGGCAACACCACCGAGGGCGACGGCTGCCGGGCCGACTGCCTGGGTCTCGAGCAGTGCGGGGACGGCCTCCTCGACCTGGACGAGGAGTGCGACGACGGCAACAACACCGACGCCGATGGCTGCTCTGCCCTCTGCACCCACGAGGGCGGCTCCTGCGCCCTGGCCTATCCCCTCGCCACCTCGGGCGCGACGGGCAACGGCACCTTCCGCTGGAGCGCCAGCACCGCGGGCTTCACGGCCTCGCTCGACGCCCCCTGCGCCACCACCGGCCAGAACCCCGAGGCCTTCGCCGAGTTCACCGCCCCGGCGGCCGGTGACTACTACATCCTCGCCTACACCCCGGGCTGGGATGCGGTGATGTGGATCTGGGACGCGGTCTGCGACGCCGCCTCCACCTCCCTCGCCTGCGTCGACACCGTCTTCGGCGCCGGGGGCGAGGACACCACCCTCACCCTGGCGAGCGGCCAGACGATCTTCATCGTGCTCGACGGCTGGGGCGACGGCACCACCAACGAGGGGGCCTTCGACCTCTTCGTGGCGCCGCAGATCTGCGGCGACGGCCTGGTGATCAACACCGAGGCCTGCGACGACGGCAACGCCACGGCGGGCGACGGCTGCTCCGACACCTGCGCCCTCGAGCCCGGCTACACCTGCCCGGCCGCGGGCCAGGCCTGCCGGCTGATCCAGTGCGGTGACAGCTTCATCGACGGCAGCGAGACCTGCGACGACGGCAACGCCACGGCGGGCGACGGCTGCTCGGACCTCTGTGTCCGGGAGGCGGGCTACGCCTGCCCGGCCGCGGGCTCGGCCTGCCGCCAGATCGTCTGCGGCGACGGCTTCGCCGACCCGCCCGAGGCCTGCGACGACGGCAACACCGCCGCCGGCGACGGCTGCGGCGCCAGCTGCATGTGGGAGGGCGGGAGCTGCGCCGATCCCTACGACCTCACCGCCCTCGGCGCCCGGGCCGACGGCTCCTTCACCTGGTCGAAGGACACCTCCCTCTTCGCTGCCGACTACAACGCCTCCTGCACCAACTCCGGCGCCAACGGCGACGCGGTGGCCCGCTTCGTGGCGCCGGCGGCCGGGGACTACCTGATCCGGGTCGTGGCCACCGAGTTCGACCCCGTGCTCTGGGTCTGGGATGCCGTCTGCGATCCGGCCACCGCCGACGAGGTCTTCTGCCGGGACCAGGGCGCGGGTGACGAGCTCTCGGTCGAGGCGCTGGCCGCCAACCAGACCCTCTACATCGTGGTCGACGGCTACGGGAACTCGACCTCCAACGAGGGGCAGTTCACCCTGACGGTGGCCCCGGTCGTCTGCGGCGACTCGGTCATCACCGCCGGCGCCGAGCGGTGCGACGACGGCAACGCCACCGCGGGCGACGGCTGCTCGGACAGCTGCGAGGTGGAGAGCGGCTGGGACTGCCCGGCGGTGGGGAGCGCCTGCACCTTCGTCTGCGGCAACGGCACCATCGACGCCTCCGAGGTCTGCGATGACGGCAACTTCGCCGGGGGCGACGGCTGCGCCGCCGACTGCGGCGCCGTGGCCCAGGGCTGGGACTGCCCCGTCGTCGGCGCGGACTGCGTCTTCACCTGCGGGAGCGGCACCCTCGAGGGGAACGAGACCTGCGACGACGGCAACAACACCAGCCTCGACGGCTGCACCGACCTCTGCCTCCTCGAGGGTGGCTTCGACTGCTCCGGGACGCCGACCACCTGCACCTCCTGGTCGCTCCCCACCGCGGCCGGAGATCTGGTCATCACCGAGGTCATGCGCGATCCCCTCCTGGTGATCGACCGGCTGGGGGAGTGGTTCGAGCTCCACAACCCGACCGGCACCGATCTCCAGCTCCTCGGGGTCAAGGTGGGCGACGAGACCAACGCCTGGGAGAGCTACACCTTCACCGAGCCCTTCGGCCTGCCGGCCGGCGGCTACCTGGTCTTCGGCAGCGAGCCGGACCTGAACGCGAACGGCGGGGTCGCGGTGGACGTGGTCTACGAGCCCTACGACTTCAACGCGCAGAAGGGCATCGATCTGGGCAACGGGACCGACGGCCTGCGGGTGACCGACGCCGGAGGCGCCCTCCTCGACGTCGTGATCTGGGATGGCGGCACCTCCTTCCCCAACCAGACCGGGGCCTCCATGGCGCTGCTGCGAGGGATGGACGCGACCCAGAACGACGCCGGCGGGGTCTGGTGTGCCGGCAGCACGCCCTACGGCGATGGTGACCTCGGCTCGCCCGGGGTGGCCAACCCGCTCTCGGACTGCACCCTGACCACGCTCCTCTCCGAGAGCTTCGATACCTGGCCGCTCACCGGCTGGACCCTCCAGGACGGCAGCGCCGACGGCCACACCTGGGGCCAGTGCTCCGGGCGGGTCCTGAACAACAGCACCAACGCCTTCGCCTGCGTCGACAGCGATCTGGCCGGCGGCGGCGTCACCCTCTCCGAGGGGCTCGTCTCCCCGGCCTTCGACGCCAGCAGCCACGCCTTCGTCGCCCTGACCTTCGTCCAGTACTACAACGACTACAATGCGGCCGACTCCGGCCACGTCGAGGTCTCGGTGAACGGGGGGGCGAGCTGGACCACCGTCGAGACCTACAGCAGCGTCGACAGCATCAACGGAGAGACGGCGACGATCGATCTCTCCTCGATCGCCGCCGGCCAGCCCTCGGTGCAGGTCCGCTTCCGCTACGAGGACGGCGGCACCTGGTGCTGGTACTGGCTGATCGACACGGTGACGGTCGTCGCGCTCTAG
- a CDS encoding DUF4215 domain-containing protein: protein MNRLAKLGAACMVGLLALGSIGCPKDEPAQNPEIVSFSATPAGIVDGDSSTLAWETLHAVSLSLVDDAGNTIDISSAGVANGDVAVSPSATTEYTLTATGGEDTTPATARLTITVAPADVCGDGSVTGPEACDDGNTAAGDYCAADCSAVTGLCGDGTAQTNEACDDGNTAGGDYCSADCQTIDGFCGDGTAQANEACDDGNTTDGDYCSADCQTVDGSCGDGTTQSNEACDDGNTADGDYCSADCQTIDGSCGDGTPQANEACDDGNTADGDYCSADCQTSNGACGDGTVETFEACDDGNTVDGDYCAADCMGVTGSCGDGTTQTNEACDDSGESATCNADCTAHACGDGVYNVTAGEVCDDGNTVDGDYCAADCLSVIGACGDGTQQTNEACDDGNVDAGDYCAADCMSVTGSCGDGTQQTNEECDDGNTDPLDGCAADCTIEIPGSECALAYDLNTNGAVGDGSFTWSADTTNFTASNNASCTVSGNNPEAFAYFMAPADGDYLVAVPSTATFNVVLWVWDGVCDSTSTVLSCVNGTTADGNESLIISLVQGQEIFIVVDGYGNFTDNWGTFDLTVEPDICGDGYVSANEDCDDMGESATCNADCTAHVCGDGVQNVTAGEACDDGNTTAGDYCAADCLSVTGSCGDGTTQTNEDCDTSGESATCDADCTFVVCGDSVTNAAASEACDDGNTAAGDYCAADCLSITGFCGDGAVQTNEVCDDTNTTAGDGCSDDCMVVEAGYVCPTPGSACRAITCGDGFIDWGESCEDGNTADGDGCSATCALEIAAPGASIVATESIDATDMQWARPGSTCGATSPADHYFDAVWIENNTGYPQLLTATAAWSGDGFLHVFYDPFDPADLANCIKGDDDFNGTSGSQIVEIYIMPGESLVLVASTWGGGAVTGAYSLDIATDAVVCGDGWLTGMEACDDSNIAAADGCNDTCSLVEDGYVCDVPGNACVSVPGALVINELDYDQTGSDTTEFVEIFNGTAADVDLTNLAVVFVNGNNNAEYGRYDLSAAGATLPAGGYLVIRNPGLTVDAAAMTIDTSGTSVMQNGAPDGVALIDSVANTLIDALSYEGEITAAVITGFAAPVSLVEGSAATAVDAFPNYDGSMCRRASNGRDTDNASLDWSYCPTPTPGAANP from the coding sequence ATGAATCGACTCGCCAAGCTCGGCGCGGCCTGCATGGTCGGCCTCCTCGCCCTCGGCAGCATCGGCTGTCCCAAGGATGAACCGGCCCAGAACCCGGAGATCGTCTCCTTCTCCGCCACGCCCGCGGGGATCGTCGACGGTGACAGCAGCACCCTGGCCTGGGAGACCCTCCACGCGGTCTCCCTGAGCCTCGTCGATGACGCGGGCAACACGATCGACATCTCCTCGGCCGGCGTCGCCAACGGCGACGTCGCGGTGAGCCCGAGCGCCACCACCGAGTACACCCTGACCGCCACCGGCGGTGAGGACACCACCCCGGCGACCGCGCGCCTGACCATCACCGTGGCCCCCGCCGACGTCTGCGGCGACGGCTCGGTGACCGGCCCCGAGGCCTGCGACGACGGCAACACCGCCGCCGGCGACTACTGCGCCGCCGACTGCTCCGCCGTGACCGGCCTGTGCGGCGACGGCACCGCCCAGACCAACGAGGCCTGCGACGACGGCAACACCGCCGGCGGCGACTACTGCTCGGCCGACTGCCAGACCATCGACGGCTTCTGCGGCGACGGCACCGCCCAGGCCAACGAGGCCTGCGACGACGGCAACACCACCGACGGCGACTACTGCTCGGCCGACTGCCAGACCGTCGACGGCTCCTGCGGCGACGGCACCACCCAGAGCAACGAGGCCTGCGACGACGGCAACACCGCCGACGGGGACTACTGCTCGGCCGACTGCCAGACCATCGACGGCTCCTGCGGCGACGGCACCCCCCAGGCCAACGAGGCCTGCGACGACGGCAACACCGCCGACGGGGACTACTGCTCGGCCGACTGCCAGACCTCCAACGGCGCCTGCGGTGACGGCACCGTCGAGACCTTCGAGGCCTGCGACGACGGCAACACCGTGGACGGCGACTACTGCGCCGCCGACTGCATGGGCGTGACCGGCTCCTGCGGCGATGGCACCACCCAGACCAACGAGGCCTGCGACGACTCCGGCGAGTCCGCCACCTGCAACGCCGACTGCACCGCCCACGCCTGCGGCGACGGCGTCTACAACGTCACCGCCGGCGAGGTCTGCGACGACGGCAACACCGTGGACGGCGACTACTGCGCCGCCGACTGCCTCTCCGTGATCGGCGCCTGCGGCGACGGCACCCAGCAGACCAACGAGGCCTGCGACGACGGCAACGTCGATGCCGGCGACTACTGCGCCGCCGACTGCATGAGCGTGACCGGCTCCTGCGGCGACGGCACCCAGCAGACCAACGAGGAGTGCGACGACGGCAACACCGATCCGCTGGACGGCTGCGCCGCCGACTGCACCATCGAGATCCCCGGCTCCGAGTGCGCCTTGGCCTACGACCTGAACACCAACGGCGCCGTCGGCGACGGCTCCTTCACCTGGTCGGCCGACACCACCAACTTCACCGCCAGCAACAACGCCAGCTGCACGGTCTCCGGCAACAACCCCGAGGCCTTCGCCTACTTCATGGCCCCGGCCGATGGTGACTACCTCGTCGCGGTCCCCTCCACGGCGACCTTCAACGTCGTGCTGTGGGTCTGGGACGGCGTCTGCGATTCCACCTCCACCGTCCTCAGCTGCGTGAACGGCACGACCGCCGACGGCAACGAGTCCCTCATCATCAGCCTGGTCCAGGGCCAGGAGATCTTCATCGTGGTCGATGGCTACGGGAACTTCACCGACAACTGGGGCACCTTCGACCTCACCGTCGAGCCCGACATCTGCGGCGACGGCTACGTCTCGGCCAACGAGGACTGCGACGACATGGGCGAGTCCGCCACCTGCAACGCCGACTGCACCGCCCACGTCTGCGGCGACGGCGTGCAGAACGTGACCGCGGGTGAGGCCTGCGACGACGGCAACACCACCGCCGGCGACTACTGCGCCGCCGACTGCCTCTCCGTCACCGGCTCCTGCGGCGACGGCACCACCCAGACCAACGAGGACTGCGACACCTCCGGCGAGTCGGCCACCTGCGACGCCGACTGCACCTTCGTGGTCTGCGGCGACTCGGTCACCAACGCCGCCGCCTCCGAGGCCTGTGACGACGGCAACACCGCCGCCGGCGACTACTGTGCCGCCGACTGCCTGAGCATCACCGGCTTCTGCGGCGACGGCGCCGTCCAGACCAACGAGGTCTGCGACGACACCAACACCACCGCGGGCGACGGCTGCTCCGACGACTGCATGGTCGTCGAGGCGGGCTACGTCTGCCCCACCCCGGGCTCGGCCTGCCGGGCCATCACCTGCGGCGACGGCTTCATCGACTGGGGTGAGTCCTGCGAGGACGGCAACACCGCCGACGGCGACGGCTGCTCCGCCACCTGCGCCCTCGAGATCGCGGCGCCGGGCGCCTCGATCGTCGCCACCGAGTCCATCGACGCCACCGACATGCAGTGGGCCCGCCCGGGCTCGACCTGCGGCGCCACCTCGCCGGCGGATCACTACTTCGACGCCGTCTGGATCGAGAACAACACCGGCTACCCGCAGCTGCTGACCGCCACCGCGGCCTGGAGCGGCGACGGCTTCCTGCACGTCTTCTACGATCCCTTCGATCCGGCCGACCTCGCCAACTGCATCAAGGGTGACGACGACTTCAACGGCACCAGCGGCAGCCAGATCGTCGAGATCTACATCATGCCCGGCGAGAGCCTGGTCCTGGTGGCCTCGACCTGGGGCGGCGGCGCCGTGACCGGCGCCTACTCCCTCGACATCGCCACCGACGCCGTGGTCTGCGGCGACGGCTGGCTCACCGGCATGGAGGCGTGCGACGACTCGAACATCGCCGCGGCTGACGGCTGCAACGACACCTGCAGCCTGGTCGAGGACGGCTACGTCTGCGACGTGCCGGGCAACGCCTGCGTCTCGGTCCCGGGCGCCCTGGTCATCAACGAGCTCGACTACGACCAGACCGGCTCCGACACCACCGAGTTCGTCGAGATCTTCAACGGCACCGCCGCCGACGTGGATCTGACCAACCTCGCGGTGGTCTTCGTCAACGGCAACAACAACGCGGAGTACGGCCGCTACGACCTCTCGGCCGCCGGCGCCACGCTGCCGGCCGGTGGCTACCTCGTCATCCGGAACCCCGGGCTGACGGTGGACGCCGCGGCGATGACCATCGACACCTCCGGCACCAGCGTGATGCAGAACGGCGCGCCGGACGGCGTCGCGCTGATCGACTCCGTCGCCAACACCCTGATCGACGCCCTGAGCTACGAGGGCGAGATCACCGCCGCGGTCATCACCGGCTTCGCCGCCCCCGTGAGCCTCGTCGAGGGCAGCGCGGCCACGGCCGTGGATGCCTTCCCGAACTACGACGGCAGCATGTGTCGCCGGGCCTCGAACGGCCGCGACACCGACAACGCCAGCCTGGACTGGTCCTACTGCCCGACGCCCACCCCGGGCGCCGCCAACCCCTAA